CCTCGGCGTACGGGCCGCGCTGGGATTCGAGGTCCTCCCGGAGGTCCGAGAGGCGGGCTTCGAGTTCCGCGCGGGGGTCCTCGACCTCCTCCTCGTCGTCCTCCTCCGCGTCTTCGTCCGGTTCGGGGAGGTCGGCGGCCTCGATGTCCGACTCGATGTCGTCCAGTTTCGCCTCGACGTCGTCGAGGTCGTCCTCCGTCTCGGCCGCTTCGAGGTCCTCCTCGGCGTCGTCGAGGCGCTCGTTCAGTTTCTCGGCCGTGGGGCTCTCCAGGTCGGTCTCCTCGGCTTCTTCTTCGGTCTCCTCGGCCTCGGTCTCTCCTTCGGAGTCCGACTCGGTCTCCTCCTCGGATTCGGACTCGGAGTCCGTCTCTTCGGTTTCTTCGGCCTCTTCGGCCTCCTCGGCCTCGCCGTCGGCTTCCGCCTCTTCGGTCTCTTCGACCTCTTCGTCGGGTTCCGACTCGGTCTCGTCGGATTCGGCTTCGGAGGTCTCTTCGTGCGCGTCCTCCGGCGTCTCTTCCGTCTCGTCCGGCGTCTCAGCCGGCGTCTCGTCGTCCCCGTCGCTCATATACCAACAGTCCGCGCGTCCACGAAAAGAGCGTTTCCCTTCGGCCGGCGGAGGGCTTCGACGAGCCGAGGACTTTTGCCCGGCGGCGCCGCGCCGACGGACGTGACCTCTCCAACCGTCGCCGTCCCGCAACTGTCCGTCGCGGACCTGCGGCCGGAGCGAAACCTCGAAGCGATTCGCGACCGCACGGCAGTCGTCGCCGATGCCGACGTCGTCCTCTTCCCCGAGTACGCGCTGACCGGGTTCGTCGCCGACGACAGACTCCGCGACGCCGCCCTCGAACGGGCCGAGGCGACGGAGCGACTCGCCGCCGTCGCCGCCGAGAGCGATGTCGACGTGCTGGCGGGGTACGCCGAACGCGACGGCGGGACGCTGTACAACGCCGCCGCGTACGTCCGTCCGGGCGGAACGAGTCGAATCTATCGGAAGCGGCATCTGTGGGGCGGAGAGCGGGAGATGCTCGAACCGGGAGAGGAACGCGTCGTGGTCGACACCCCCGTCGGGAAAACGGGCCTTCTGACCTGCTACGACCTGAACTTCGTCGGCGAGAGCGCCGCGATGACCGACGCGCGGGTCGACGCCCTGTTCGTCGTCGGCGCTTGGCCCGCGGCGTACTCGGAGAACTGGCGACTGCTCTGCCGCGCCCGCGCCCTCGACGGCGTCCGCTGGGTGGTCGGCGCGGGCCGGACCGGCCGGCGCGACGCGCCGGGAGCGCACCCGACGGAGTACGCCGGGCGGTCGCTGGTCGTCCGGCCGGACGGCAGCGTCGCCGCGGCGCTCAACCGGGGGGAGCGCGATCTGCTGTGGTCGCTGGACCCCGAGGAGGTGGCGGAGCAGCGGTCGTTCGTCGGGTCGGTCGACTGACGGGCGCCGGCTACGCGCGCGACGCCGCGCGGACCCGACGGACGGCGTCGGGCGCGGGCGCGTCGAACCGCTCGGGGTGGAGGCAGGCGGCGAACAGTTCCAGCGTGTCGACGAGTCGCGGTCCCGGTCGGTTCACGTGGCCGTTGCCGTCGACGGCGTACACCTCACCCGCCGACACCGCCGAGAGGTCCGCCCAGCCCTCGCGCGTGCGCAGGTCGTCCACCGCCGACTCCGCGCGGTCGGCGTCGAACCCGCACGGCGCGACGAACAGGACCTCGGGGTCGAACGCGCGGACGTCGGCCCACCGCTGCGGCGTCGACGGTCCCTCGGTCACCAACCCCGGACGCCCGACGGCGCGGTCGACCAACTCGGGCACCCAGTGGCCCCCGGCGATGACGGGGTCGGTCCAGTCGAGGACGACGGTTCGGGGGCGGGTCTCCGCCGCGGACGCTCGCTCGGTGACGCGTTCGACGCGGGCCGCGAGGTCGGCCCTGAGCGACGCGGCGCGGTCGGGGACGCCGACGGCCCGGCCGACGCGAGTCACGTCGTCGAGGACGTCCGCGAGCGAGTGGGGGTCGAGCGTCACCACCGTCGCGTCGAGTCCGAGGCGGTCGACGGCGGCGCGGACGTCGGAGGCGTCGACGGCGCACACCTCGCAGGTCGCCTGCGTCACGACCACGTCCGGGTCGAGGTCGGCGAGTCGTTCGGCGTCGATGTCGTAGACGCTTCCCTCGATAATCCGCGTCTGCCGGTCGATGTCCGCGGCCGAACGGTCCGCGCCGTGGGCGACGGCGGTGCTCGTCAGCGTCGGCAGGTCGCGCGCCGCCGGCGGGTAGTCGCAACTGTGCGAGACGCCGACTGGGTCGACGCCGAGGCGGAACAGGAGTTCGGTCGCCGACGGGAGGAGCGAAACGGCGCGCACGTTGCTTTCGACGGGTCGAGCGCGTAAAAACGCGCTGGAGGCGGTCAGTCGTCGTAATCGGATATGCGAGTTTGGCTTGCCTAAACAGGATAGAGTAGTTTTTGATTAGCCAAAAAATATTCTCAGGTTAGAAAGGACTAAGTCGACGGCGCGTCAACAAACGAGTGCACATGAGTACTCAGAAGAACGTTCGCCAGCCCGCGGACGTCGTGGAAGGAAGCGAAGCGCTCCGGATGGACGCCGACCGCGCCGAGCAGCTCGTCGACGCGCTGAACACGGACCTCGCGGCGACGTACGTCCTGTACCACCAGTTGAAGAAGCACCACTGGGTCGTCGAGGGCGCGGAGTTCCTCGACCTCCACGTGTTCTTAGAGGAGGCGTACGAGCACGCCGAGGTGTTCGCCGACGAACTCGCGGAGCGCGCGCAGGCCCTCGGCGGCGTCCCCGTCTCGGGCGGCAAGGCGCTCGAAGAGCACGCGCCCGTCTCCCACGAGGGGCAGGACGTCTACGACATCCGCACGTCGCTGCGCAACGACATGGAGATGTACGGCGACATCATCGAGACGCTCCGCGAGCACGTCGAACTCGCCGAGAACCTCGGCGACCCCACCACCGCGCACATCCTGCGCGAGAACATGGAGCACGTCGAGGACGACGCCCACCACATCGAGCACTACCTCGAGGACGACACGCTCGTCACCGAGGACGCCATCCACCACGAGTAAGCAGCGCACCGCTCGAATCGCCGCGTCGCCTCGCGGAGAACGAACCCGCTTTTTCGAGACGAGAACGAGAGCCCGAGAGCCGTCGCTGCGGCGGACGAGAGACCAGACAGGACGAGACGCGAAAAGCGGCGCCGACTACCGTTCGAGAGCGAGCGTCGAGTCGGTGTCGACCGCGATCCACGCGTCGCGGTTACCGGACTCCGTGAAGACCGTCCGGTCGGGCGAGGACCGGTGGGCGTCGACCGTCGATTCCGGGGCGTCGGGACCGTTGCGTTCGTCGGCGTCGAGACCGTCCATACCTCTCCGTGACGGGCGGGAGCATAAGTCTGTTTTGGTCCGCCTAAATTTCGAGGTACCCCCACTCGCGTTCCGGGGTCGGTAGGGGTTTTCCCGTCCCGGCGTTACTGGGGAGCGATGACAGAGTCGCTGTTCAGTCCCCTCACCCTCCGAGGGACGGAACTCCCGAACCGCGTGATGGTCTCGCCGATGTGTCAGTACTCCTCCGAGGACGGGATGCCGAACGACTGGCACCTCGTCCACCTCGGCAGTCGCGCCGTCGGCGGCGCGGGCGTCGTGATGACCGAGGCGACGGCCGTCTCGCCCGAGGGTCGAATCACGCCGGGGGACCTCGGCATCTGGTCGGACGAACACGCCGACGCCCTCTCCGACATCGCCGCGTTCGTCCGCGGGCAGGGGAGCGTCCCGGCCATCCAACTGGCGCACGCCGGTCGGAAGGCCAGCAAGACCGTCCCGTGGGAGGGCTCCCAGCCCATCGCCGAGGACGACGGCGGGTGGGAGACCGTCGCGCCGGGGTCCGAGGCGTACCCCTACGAGAGCAAGGAGACGGCCGCGACGCGTGAGATGACGGTCGAGGACATCGAGAACGTCATCGACGACTTCCGCGCGGCCGCCGAGCGAGCGCTGGACGCCGGCTTCGAGATAGCCGAGGTGCACGCCGCGCACGGCTACCTCCTCCACGAGTTCCTCTCCCCGGTGACGAACGCCCGCGACGACGACTACGGCGGGTCCTTCGAGAACCGGACGCGCCTCGTCCGCGAGGTGACCGCCGCGGTGCGCGAGGTGTGGCCCGACGACAAGCCCGTGTTCGTCCGCATCTCCGCGACCGACTGGCTCCCGGACCGCGAGTCCTGGGACGTCGAACAGTCGACCCGCCTCGCTCCCCTCCTCGCCGACGCCGGCGCGGACCTCGTCGACGTCAGCGCGGGCGGCATCCACCCCGACCAAGAGGTGCCCGAACCCGGTCCGGGCTACCAAGTCCCCTACGCCGAGCGAGTGAAGGAGAACACCG
This Halogeometricum sp. S3BR5-2 DNA region includes the following protein-coding sequences:
- a CDS encoding NADH:flavin oxidoreductase/NADH oxidase, with amino-acid sequence MTESLFSPLTLRGTELPNRVMVSPMCQYSSEDGMPNDWHLVHLGSRAVGGAGVVMTEATAVSPEGRITPGDLGIWSDEHADALSDIAAFVRGQGSVPAIQLAHAGRKASKTVPWEGSQPIAEDDGGWETVAPGSEAYPYESKETAATREMTVEDIENVIDDFRAAAERALDAGFEIAEVHAAHGYLLHEFLSPVTNARDDDYGGSFENRTRLVREVTAAVREVWPDDKPVFVRISATDWLPDRESWDVEQSTRLAPLLADAGADLVDVSAGGIHPDQEVPEPGPGYQVPYAERVKENTDIAVGAVGKITEPEQADEIIRNGRADLAILAREHLRNPYFSLEAAHELDEDVEWPVQYQRGTFE
- a CDS encoding ABC transporter substrate-binding protein, with product MRAVSLLPSATELLFRLGVDPVGVSHSCDYPPAARDLPTLTSTAVAHGADRSAADIDRQTRIIEGSVYDIDAERLADLDPDVVVTQATCEVCAVDASDVRAAVDRLGLDATVVTLDPHSLADVLDDVTRVGRAVGVPDRAASLRADLAARVERVTERASAAETRPRTVVLDWTDPVIAGGHWVPELVDRAVGRPGLVTEGPSTPQRWADVRAFDPEVLFVAPCGFDADRAESAVDDLRTREGWADLSAVSAGEVYAVDGNGHVNRPGPRLVDTLELFAACLHPERFDAPAPDAVRRVRAASRA
- the dpsA gene encoding DNA starvation/stationary phase protection protein DpsA; translated protein: MSTQKNVRQPADVVEGSEALRMDADRAEQLVDALNTDLAATYVLYHQLKKHHWVVEGAEFLDLHVFLEEAYEHAEVFADELAERAQALGGVPVSGGKALEEHAPVSHEGQDVYDIRTSLRNDMEMYGDIIETLREHVELAENLGDPTTAHILRENMEHVEDDAHHIEHYLEDDTLVTEDAIHHE
- a CDS encoding carbon-nitrogen hydrolase family protein, which codes for MTSPTVAVPQLSVADLRPERNLEAIRDRTAVVADADVVLFPEYALTGFVADDRLRDAALERAEATERLAAVAAESDVDVLAGYAERDGGTLYNAAAYVRPGGTSRIYRKRHLWGGEREMLEPGEERVVVDTPVGKTGLLTCYDLNFVGESAAMTDARVDALFVVGAWPAAYSENWRLLCRARALDGVRWVVGAGRTGRRDAPGAHPTEYAGRSLVVRPDGSVAAALNRGERDLLWSLDPEEVAEQRSFVGSVD